A genome region from Camelina sativa cultivar DH55 chromosome 10, Cs, whole genome shotgun sequence includes the following:
- the LOC104719286 gene encoding phytochrome C-like isoform X2 — protein MSSNTSRSCSTRSRPNSRVSSQVLVDAKLNRSFEESERLFDYSASVNLNMPSSSCEIPSSTVSTYLQKIQRGMLIQPFGCLIVVDEKTLKFIAFSENTQEMLGLTPHTVPSMEQVKSLFQSPGCSALQKAVDFGEISILNPITLHCKASSKPFYAILHRIEEGLVIDLEPVSPDEVPVTTAGALRSYKLAAKSISRLQALPSGNMSLLCDALVKEVSELTGYDRVMVYKFHEDGHGEVVAECCREDMEPYLGLHYSATDIPQASRFLFMRNKVRMICDCSAVPVKVVQDKCLSQPISLSGSTLRAPHGCHAQYMSNMGSVASLAMSVTINGSDSDEMNIDLQTGRHLWGLVVCHHASPRFVPFPLRYACEFLTQVFGVQINKEAESAVLLKEKRILQTQSVLCDMLFRNAPIGIVTQSPNIMDLVKCDGAALYYKEKLWSLGVTPTETQIRDLIDWVLKSHGGNTGFTTESLMESGYPDASVLGESICGMAAVYITEKDFLFWFRSSTAKQIKWGGARHDPNDRDGKRMHPRSSFKAFMEIVRWKSMPWDDMELDAINSLQLIIKGSLQEEHSKTAMDVPPVDNRVQKVDELCVIVNEMVRLIDTAAVPIFAVDASGVINGWNSKAAEVTGLAVEQAIGKPISELVENDNAETVKNMLALALEGSEERGAEIRIRAFGPKRKSSPVDLVVNTCCSRDTANNVLGVCFIGQDVTGQKTLIENYSRVQGDYVRIMWSPSTLIPPIFMTNENGLCSEWNDAMQKLSGIKREEVVNKMLLGEVFTSNDYGCRLKDHDTLTKLRIALNAVGSGQENIEKLFFGFYHRDGNFIEALLSANKRTDIVGKVTGILCFLQVPSPELQYALQVQQISEEAITCTLNKLAYLRHEMKDPEKAISFLQDLLHSSGLSEEQKQLLRASVLCREQLAKVVSDSDIEGIEQGYVELDCSEFSLQESLEAVVKQVTELSIERKVQIICDYPQEVSSMRLYGDNLRLQQILSETLLSSIRFTPAWKGLCVSFKVMARIEAIGKRMKRVEIEFRIIHPAPGLPEDLVREMFQPLRKGTSREGLGLHITQKLVKLMERGTLRYLRESEMSAFVILTQFPLI, from the exons ATGTCATCGAATACTTCACGAAGCTGTTCCACTCGATCTAGACCAAACTCCCGAGTTTCTTCACAGGTCCTTGTCGATGCAAAGCTAAACAGAAGTTTCGAAGAATCTGAGCGTTTGTTTGACTACTCAGCTTCAGTTAACTTGAACATGCCGAGTTCTTCATGTGAGATACCTTCTTCAACTGTCTCAACTTACTTACAGAAGATTCAAAGAGGGATGTTGATTCAGCCTTTtggttgtttgatcgttgttgaTGAGAAAACCCTCAAATTTATTGCCTTTAGTGAAAACACTCAAGAGATGTTGGGTTTAACTCCACATACAGTTCCAAGTATGGAGCAGGTGAAATCATTGTTTCAGTCTCCAGGTTGTTCTGCTTTGCAGAAAGCTGTTGACTTTGGTGAGATTAGTATTCTGAATCCCATCACGCTTCATTGTAAGGCTTCAAGTAAGCCCTTTTATGCGATTTTGCATCGGATTGAAGAGGGTCTTGTTATAGATTTGGAGCCAGTTAGTCCGGATGAGGTGCCTGTTACTACTGCAGGGGCTTTGAGATCGTATAAGCTTGCAGCTAAATCGATTTCAAGGTTGCAGGCATTGCCTAGTGGGAATATGTCGTTGTTATGTGATGCTCTTGTCAAGGAAGTTAGTGAATTAACAGGTTATGATAGGGTGATGGTGTATAAGTTTCATGAAGATGGGCATGGGGAAGTGGTCGCTGAATGCTGCAGGGAAGACATGGAACCTTATCTTGGGTTGCATTACTCTGCCACTGATATACCCCAAGCTTCGAGATTTCTCTTTATGAGAAACAAGGTTAggatgatttgtgattgttctGCTGTTCCGGTTAAAGTGGTTCAAGACAAGTGTCTCTCACAGCCAATAAGTCTTTCTGGATCTACTTTGAGAGCTCCTCATGGCTGTCACGCACAATATATGAGTAATATGGGCTCAGTAGCGTCTCTTGCCATGTCCGTAACAATCAATGGTAGCGATAGTGATGAGATGAACATAGATCTACAGACTGGCAGACACTTATGGGGCTTGGTGGTTTGTCATCACGCAAGTCCTAGATTCGTGCCGTTTCCGTTAAGGTATGCTTGTGAATTCTTGACTCAAGTATTTGGCGTGCAGATCAACAAAGAAGCGGAATCAGCTGTTCTGTTGAAAGAGAAGCGTATTTTGCAAACTCAGAGTGTGCTATGTGACATGCTTTTTCGCAATGCACCCATAGGTATAGTCACTCAATCACCAAATATAATGGATCTTGTTAAATGTGATGGAGCAGCCCTTTATTACAAAGAGAAACTCTGGTCTCTGGGGGTTACTCCGACAGAGACACAAATTAGAGATCTAATCGATTGGGTTCTCAAAAGTCATGGAGGAAACACTGGCTTTACCACTGAAAGTCTAATGGAGTCTGGCTATCCGGATGCTTCTGTTCTTGGGGAGTCAATCTGTGGAATGGCTGCCGTATATATTACCGAAAAAGATTTCCTTTTCTGGTTCCGGTCTAGCACTGCAAAACAGATCAAGTGGGGTGGTGCAAGACATGATCCCAATGACAGAGATGGTAAGAGGATGCATCCTAGATCCTCATTCAAGGCTTTTATGGAAATAGTAAGGTGGAAAAGTATGCCATGGGATGACATGGAATTGGATGCAATTAATTCTCTGCAGCTAATAATAAAAGGCTCGTTGCAAGAGGAGCATTCAAAGACTGCTATGGATGTCCCGCCTGTGGATAATAGGGTTCAGAAGGTAGATGAATTGTGTGTTATCGTGAATGAAATGGTGCGCTTGATTGATACAGCCGCTGTTCCTATATTTGCGGTTGATGCCTCTGGTGTTATAAATGGTTGGAATTCAAAAGCGGCGGAGGTAACTGGACTGGCAGTTGAACAAGCAATAGGCAAACCTATATCAGAACTTGTTGAGAACGATAATGCAGAAACCGTTAAGAACATGTTAGCATTGGCACTTGAAG GTAGTGAAGAACGTGGTGCTGAAATCAGGATCAGAGCATTTGGTCCTAAAAGGAAAAGCAGTCCAGTTGATTTAGTTGTCAACACTTGCTGTAGCAGAGATACGGCAAATAATGTTCTTGGTGTATGCTTCATTGGACAAGATGTTACAGGCCAGAAAACACTTATTGAAAACTACAGCCGTGTGCAAGGAGATTATGTCAGAATCATGTGGAGCCCTTCAACACTCATTCCGCCAATTTTTATGACCAATGAGAATGGATTATGCTCAGAGTGGAACGATGCAATGCAGAAGCTCTCCGggataaagagagaagaagttgtCAATAAAATGCTTCTTGGGGAGGTTTTCACCTCAAATGATTATGGTTGCCGCCTTAAAGACCATGACACGTTAACTAAACTGAGAATAGCTTTGAATGCTGTGGGTTCTGGCCAGGAGAACATAGAGAAGCTTTTCTTTGGCTTCTACCATCGTGATGGTAACTTCATCGAGGCATTGCTTTCAGCAAACAAAAGGACTGATATTGTGGGAAAGGTTACTGGGATTTTGTGCTTTTTGCAAGTACCTAGTCCAGAACTCCAATATGCTCTACAGGTTCAGCAAATATCAGAGGAGGCGATCACCTGCACGCTTAATAAATTGGCATATCTCCGCCATGAAATGAAGGACCCCGAAAAGGCAATATCCTTCCTTCAAGATTTGCTACATTCATCTGGATTAAGTGAAGAGCAAAAACAGCTCTTGAGGGCAAGTGTTTTATGCAGGGAGCAGTTAGCCAAAGTCGTAAGCGACTCAGACATAGAGGGGATCGAACAAGG CTATGTGGAACTGGATTGCAGCGAATTCAGCCTGCAAGAATCCCTAGAAGCAGTTGTAAAACAAGTGACGGAGCTCAGCATAGAACGTAAAGTGCAGATCATCTGCGACTATCCTCAAGAAGTTTCATCAATGAGACTGTATGGAGACAACCTAAGGCTTCAGCAAATCCTCTCAGAGACACTGTTAAGCAGCATACGATTCACGCCTGCATGGAAGGGATTATGCGTGTCATTCAAGGTAATGGCGCGGATAGAAGCTATAGggaaaagaatgaaaagagTGGAGATAGAGTTCAGGATAATACACCCGGCACCGGGACTGCCTGAGGATCTGGTAAGAGAGATGTTTCAGCCGTTGAGGAAGGGAACATCAAGGGAAGGTTTAGGACTACACATCACCCAGAAGCTGGTGAAACTCATGGAGAGAGGAACGTTGAGGTACCTGCGAGAGTCTGAAATGTCAGCCTTTGTGATCCTCACACAATTTCCCTTGATTTGA
- the LOC109126874 gene encoding uncharacterized protein LOC109126874 has translation MWQQSPIGWIKCNDDGSYNTVTSQSKAGWILRNERGAFIDAGQATGIMTTSPLDSELQALLIAMQHKILNGKTLNFGCYNSIKEINYWKTRFEEVDFTWTPRKNNRPADLLAKKTLPDNISYDVYSCIPTFLLHDLSCNNY, from the exons ATGTGGCAGCAATCTCCGATTGGATGGATAAAATGCAATGATGATGGCTCTTACAATACGGTTACAAGTCAATCAAAGGCAGGATGGATTTTGAGAAATGAGAGAGGAGCATTCATTGATGCAGGACAAGCTACTGGAATTATGACTACATCTCCTTTAGATAGTGAACTACAAGCTCTCCTCATCGCAATGCAACACA AGATTCTTAATGGCAAAACTCTTAACTTCGGGTGCTACAACTCGATAAAGGAAATCAACTATTGGAAAACCAGATTTGAAGAAGTTGATTTCACTTGGACACCAAGAAAAAACAACCGACCAGCTGATTTATtagcaaaaaaaactttaccaGATAATATTTCTTATGATGTCTATTCCTGTATTCCTACTTTTCTTCTGCATGATCTAAGTTGTAATAACTACTAA
- the LOC104719286 gene encoding phytochrome C-like isoform X1 — protein sequence MSSNTSRSCSTRSRPNSRVSSQVLVDAKLNRSFEESERLFDYSASVNLNMPSSSCEIPSSTVSTYLQKIQRGMLIQPFGCLIVVDEKTLKFIAFSENTQEMLGLTPHTVPSMEQVKSLFQSPGCSALQKAVDFGEISILNPITLHCKASSKPFYAILHRIEEGLVIDLEPVSPDEVPVTTAGALRSYKLAAKSISRLQALPSGNMSLLCDALVKEVSELTGYDRVMVYKFHEDGHGEVVAECCREDMEPYLGLHYSATDIPQASRFLFMRNKVRMICDCSAVPVKVVQDKCLSQPISLSGSTLRAPHGCHAQYMSNMGSVASLAMSVTINGSDSDEMNIDLQTGRHLWGLVVCHHASPRFVPFPLRYACEFLTQVFGVQINKEAESAVLLKEKRILQTQSVLCDMLFRNAPIGIVTQSPNIMDLVKCDGAALYYKEKLWSLGVTPTETQIRDLIDWVLKSHGGNTGFTTESLMESGYPDASVLGESICGMAAVYITEKDFLFWFRSSTAKQIKWGGARHDPNDRDGKRMHPRSSFKAFMEIVRWKSMPWDDMELDAINSLQLIIKGSLQEEHSKTAMDVPPVDNRVQKVDELCVIVNEMVRLIDTAAVPIFAVDASGVINGWNSKAAEVTGLAVEQAIGKPISELVENDNAETVKNMLALALEGSEERGAEIRIRAFGPKRKSSPVDLVVNTCCSRDTANNVLGVCFIGQDVTGQKTLIENYSRVQGDYVRIMWSPSTLIPPIFMTNENGLCSEWNDAMQKLSGIKREEVVNKMLLGEVFTSNDYGCRLKDHDTLTKLRIALNAVGSGQENIEKLFFGFYHRDGNFIEALLSANKRTDIVGKVTGILCFLQVPSPELQYALQVQQISEEAITCTLNKLAYLRHEMKDPEKAISFLQDLLHSSGLSEEQKQLLRASVLCREQLAKVVSDSDIEGIEQGYVELDCSEFSLQESLEAVVKQVTELSIERKVQIICDYPQEVSSMRLYGDNLRLQQILSETLLSSIRFTPAWKGLCVSFKVMARIEAIGKRMKRVEIEFRIIHPAPGLPEDLVREMFQPLRKGTSREGLGLHITQKLVKLMERGTLRYLRESEMSAFVILTQFPLI from the exons ATGTCATCGAATACTTCACGAAGCTGTTCCACTCGATCTAGACCAAACTCCCGAGTTTCTTCACAGGTCCTTGTCGATGCAAAGCTAAACAGAAGTTTCGAAGAATCTGAGCGTTTGTTTGACTACTCAGCTTCAGTTAACTTGAACATGCCGAGTTCTTCATGTGAGATACCTTCTTCAACTGTCTCAACTTACTTACAGAAGATTCAAAGAGGGATGTTGATTCAGCCTTTtggttgtttgatcgttgttgaTGAGAAAACCCTCAAATTTATTGCCTTTAGTGAAAACACTCAAGAGATGTTGGGTTTAACTCCACATACAGTTCCAAGTATGGAGCAGGTGAAATCATTGTTTCAGTCTCCAGGTTGTTCTGCTTTGCAGAAAGCTGTTGACTTTGGTGAGATTAGTATTCTGAATCCCATCACGCTTCATTGTAAGGCTTCAAGTAAGCCCTTTTATGCGATTTTGCATCGGATTGAAGAGGGTCTTGTTATAGATTTGGAGCCAGTTAGTCCGGATGAGGTGCCTGTTACTACTGCAGGGGCTTTGAGATCGTATAAGCTTGCAGCTAAATCGATTTCAAGGTTGCAGGCATTGCCTAGTGGGAATATGTCGTTGTTATGTGATGCTCTTGTCAAGGAAGTTAGTGAATTAACAGGTTATGATAGGGTGATGGTGTATAAGTTTCATGAAGATGGGCATGGGGAAGTGGTCGCTGAATGCTGCAGGGAAGACATGGAACCTTATCTTGGGTTGCATTACTCTGCCACTGATATACCCCAAGCTTCGAGATTTCTCTTTATGAGAAACAAGGTTAggatgatttgtgattgttctGCTGTTCCGGTTAAAGTGGTTCAAGACAAGTGTCTCTCACAGCCAATAAGTCTTTCTGGATCTACTTTGAGAGCTCCTCATGGCTGTCACGCACAATATATGAGTAATATGGGCTCAGTAGCGTCTCTTGCCATGTCCGTAACAATCAATGGTAGCGATAGTGATGAGATGAACATAGATCTACAGACTGGCAGACACTTATGGGGCTTGGTGGTTTGTCATCACGCAAGTCCTAGATTCGTGCCGTTTCCGTTAAGGTATGCTTGTGAATTCTTGACTCAAGTATTTGGCGTGCAGATCAACAAAGAAGCGGAATCAGCTGTTCTGTTGAAAGAGAAGCGTATTTTGCAAACTCAGAGTGTGCTATGTGACATGCTTTTTCGCAATGCACCCATAGGTATAGTCACTCAATCACCAAATATAATGGATCTTGTTAAATGTGATGGAGCAGCCCTTTATTACAAAGAGAAACTCTGGTCTCTGGGGGTTACTCCGACAGAGACACAAATTAGAGATCTAATCGATTGGGTTCTCAAAAGTCATGGAGGAAACACTGGCTTTACCACTGAAAGTCTAATGGAGTCTGGCTATCCGGATGCTTCTGTTCTTGGGGAGTCAATCTGTGGAATGGCTGCCGTATATATTACCGAAAAAGATTTCCTTTTCTGGTTCCGGTCTAGCACTGCAAAACAGATCAAGTGGGGTGGTGCAAGACATGATCCCAATGACAGAGATGGTAAGAGGATGCATCCTAGATCCTCATTCAAGGCTTTTATGGAAATAGTAAGGTGGAAAAGTATGCCATGGGATGACATGGAATTGGATGCAATTAATTCTCTGCAGCTAATAATAAAAGGCTCGTTGCAAGAGGAGCATTCAAAGACTGCTATGGATGTCCCGCCTGTGGATAATAGGGTTCAGAAGGTAGATGAATTGTGTGTTATCGTGAATGAAATGGTGCGCTTGATTGATACAGCCGCTGTTCCTATATTTGCGGTTGATGCCTCTGGTGTTATAAATGGTTGGAATTCAAAAGCGGCGGAGGTAACTGGACTGGCAGTTGAACAAGCAATAGGCAAACCTATATCAGAACTTGTTGAGAACGATAATGCAGAAACCGTTAAGAACATGTTAGCATTGGCACTTGAAG GTAGTGAAGAACGTGGTGCTGAAATCAGGATCAGAGCATTTGGTCCTAAAAGGAAAAGCAGTCCAGTTGATTTAGTTGTCAACACTTGCTGTAGCAGAGATACGGCAAATAATGTTCTTGGTGTATGCTTCATTGGACAAGATGTTACAGGCCAGAAAACACTTATTGAAAACTACAGCCGTGTGCAAGGAGATTATGTCAGAATCATGTGGAGCCCTTCAACACTCATTCCGCCAATTTTTATGACCAATGAGAATGGATTATGCTCAGAGTGGAACGATGCAATGCAGAAGCTCTCCGggataaagagagaagaagttgtCAATAAAATGCTTCTTGGGGAGGTTTTCACCTCAAATGATTATGGTTGCCGCCTTAAAGACCATGACACGTTAACTAAACTGAGAATAGCTTTGAATGCTGTGGGTTCTGGCCAGGAGAACATAGAGAAGCTTTTCTTTGGCTTCTACCATCGTGATGGTAACTTCATCGAG GCATTGCTTTCAGCAAACAAAAGGACTGATATTGTGGGAAAGGTTACTGGGATTTTGTGCTTTTTGCAAGTACCTAGTCCAGAACTCCAATATGCTCTACAGGTTCAGCAAATATCAGAGGAGGCGATCACCTGCACGCTTAATAAATTGGCATATCTCCGCCATGAAATGAAGGACCCCGAAAAGGCAATATCCTTCCTTCAAGATTTGCTACATTCATCTGGATTAAGTGAAGAGCAAAAACAGCTCTTGAGGGCAAGTGTTTTATGCAGGGAGCAGTTAGCCAAAGTCGTAAGCGACTCAGACATAGAGGGGATCGAACAAGG CTATGTGGAACTGGATTGCAGCGAATTCAGCCTGCAAGAATCCCTAGAAGCAGTTGTAAAACAAGTGACGGAGCTCAGCATAGAACGTAAAGTGCAGATCATCTGCGACTATCCTCAAGAAGTTTCATCAATGAGACTGTATGGAGACAACCTAAGGCTTCAGCAAATCCTCTCAGAGACACTGTTAAGCAGCATACGATTCACGCCTGCATGGAAGGGATTATGCGTGTCATTCAAGGTAATGGCGCGGATAGAAGCTATAGggaaaagaatgaaaagagTGGAGATAGAGTTCAGGATAATACACCCGGCACCGGGACTGCCTGAGGATCTGGTAAGAGAGATGTTTCAGCCGTTGAGGAAGGGAACATCAAGGGAAG GTTTAGGACTACACATCACCCAGAAGCTGGTGAAACTCATGGAGAGAGGAACGTTGAGGTACCTGCGAGAGTCTGAAATGTCAGCCTTTGTGATCCTCACACAATTTCCCTTGATTTGA